The following coding sequences lie in one Niabella agricola genomic window:
- a CDS encoding TetR/AcrR family transcriptional regulator has translation MDTKDRILEAALELYNTQGIRTITTRHIAAHLNMSPGNLHYHFKHTDDIIRALYARLAVAFDLELIQLQQSATVTMNAILDLSARSFQLVYRYRFIFLHFVEIVWRIPGIGKDYQALTRRRTREFTRIFQRLIESGIFRTDLPPSIWPALVKQLFIVADFWLSNNELTDRLNEKKAVAAYQKTFYMMFLPFLAEPEKNGRASF, from the coding sequence ATGGATACCAAAGACCGGATACTGGAGGCCGCCCTGGAGCTCTATAACACGCAAGGGATACGTACGATCACGACCCGGCATATAGCTGCACACCTCAATATGAGTCCCGGAAACCTGCATTATCATTTTAAACATACAGATGACATTATCCGGGCGCTTTATGCGCGTTTGGCAGTGGCGTTTGATCTTGAATTGATACAGTTGCAGCAATCGGCAACGGTTACTATGAATGCAATACTTGATTTGTCGGCCAGATCTTTTCAGCTGGTATACCGGTACCGGTTTATTTTCCTGCATTTTGTAGAAATTGTATGGCGGATTCCCGGAATTGGAAAAGACTACCAGGCGCTTACCAGGCGCCGTACCCGGGAGTTTACCCGGATCTTTCAGCGATTGATCGAAAGCGGTATCTTTCGGACGGATCTGCCGCCCTCAATATGGCCGGCATTGGTAAAACAGCTGTTCATCGTAGCCGATTTCTGGCTTTCCAATAACGAATTAACCGACCGGCTCAATGAAAAAAAGGCCGTTGCGGCTTATCAGAAAACCTTCTACATGATGTTCCTGCCGTTTCTGGCGGAGCCGGAGAAAAACGGCCGCGCATCGTTTTAA
- the bla gene encoding subclass B3 metallo-beta-lactamase: MVCFLFITTNPVAAQRVSEPKDVPAEWSEPYPPFRIAGNLYYVGTRDLACYLLVTSKGNILINTGLAGSLPLIRKSIETLGFRFSDIKILLTSQVHYDHVGAMAAIKRLTGAHMMVNAKDAPVLADGGRSDYEMGKYGVQFEPVSADRLLHNGDTITLGNTHVILLHHPGHTKGSSSFLVTVKDNNRSYRILIANMPTIITEKRLDAIPAYPGIAQDYAYTLDALKKQSFDLWVAAHASQFKLLEKHLPGGPYNPALFADRQAYDTLVSELDRVYREKMRQGSR, encoded by the coding sequence ATGGTGTGCTTCTTATTTATAACCACAAACCCCGTTGCCGCACAGCGGGTCAGTGAGCCTAAAGATGTTCCGGCAGAATGGTCGGAGCCTTATCCGCCCTTCCGGATCGCCGGTAATCTGTACTATGTAGGCACCCGCGACCTGGCCTGCTACCTGCTTGTTACTTCTAAAGGAAATATACTCATCAACACCGGGCTGGCGGGATCACTACCTCTGATCAGAAAGAGCATTGAAACATTAGGTTTCCGGTTTTCCGATATAAAGATCCTGCTCACCTCCCAGGTACATTATGATCATGTGGGTGCCATGGCGGCTATTAAGCGGTTAACCGGTGCACACATGATGGTAAATGCGAAGGATGCACCTGTATTGGCAGATGGCGGACGGTCTGACTATGAAATGGGCAAATACGGCGTGCAGTTTGAGCCGGTATCCGCCGACAGGTTATTGCATAACGGGGATACCATTACACTGGGTAATACCCATGTGATCCTGTTGCACCACCCGGGCCATACAAAAGGATCCAGCAGCTTCCTGGTCACGGTAAAAGATAATAACCGTTCCTACCGGATTTTGATCGCCAATATGCCTACCATTATTACAGAAAAGCGGCTGGATGCCATTCCGGCCTATCCGGGTATTGCGCAGGATTATGCCTATACACTGGATGCCTTGAAAAAGCAATCGTTTGATCTTTGGGTAGCTGCACACGCCAGCCAGTTTAAGCTCTTGGAGAAGCATTTACCAGGCGGTCCGTACAATCCGGCATTATTTGCCGACCGGCAGGCGTATGATACGCTGGTGAGCGAATTGGACCGGGTCTACCGGGAAAAAATGCGTCAGGGCTCCCGGTAA
- a CDS encoding Tex family protein, protein MDTKYIHQIAADLNLPLKQVGNVGQLHAEGATIPFISRYRKEATGNMDEVQVGNVIDKIRYYDELEKRKETVLKTIEAAGKLTPELKSRIDACISATELEDIYLPYKPKRKTKASVAIEKGLEPLADLLWAQGNTRVEEAAAKFLNEQVADIAEALQGARDIVAERVAESEQARTLVRSMFEETSVVASRVLTTKKEEADAQKYRDYFDFKEPLSKCPSHRILAIRRGEKEGFLIMDISIEKDSAIGSLKSEFVTSSGAAGGQVALAVEDAYARLLKPAIETEFRMSSKTSADEEAIKVFAENLRQLLLASPLGQKRVLAIDPGFRTGCKVVCLDESGTFLKYETIFPHAPQNDWRGATEALKRLASKYDIEAIGYGNGTASKETEKLVRSIDFGKPVSIFMVNESGASIYSASEVAREEFPDEDVTVRGAISIGRRLLDPLSELVKIDAKSIGVGQYQHDVNQNRLKDSLDQVVQSCVNYVGVDVNTASKHLLMYVSGLTSTTAKNIVEYRVKNGAFKSREELLKVSMLGPKAFEQCAGFLRIPNASNPLDNSAVHPESYPVVEAMADNLNCTVGELITKPELRKGIRARDFVTETVGQYTIEDILKELEKPGRDPREAIEEFSFAEGLSAIEDLKPGMKVPGIVTNITNFGAFVDVGVKQDGLVHVSHLANKFVSDPNEVVKLNQKVMVSVLEVDPARKRISLSMKDAAGEGKTKPAGNQQKQPAKTAAAGRNNFQSSLDALRKKFAD, encoded by the coding sequence ATGGATACAAAATATATACATCAGATTGCGGCAGACCTGAACCTGCCCTTAAAGCAGGTAGGCAATGTAGGACAGCTGCATGCAGAAGGGGCTACCATCCCTTTTATCAGCCGTTACCGGAAAGAGGCCACCGGCAATATGGACGAGGTACAGGTAGGAAATGTGATTGATAAGATCCGCTACTATGACGAATTGGAAAAGCGGAAGGAAACGGTTTTGAAAACGATCGAAGCTGCAGGAAAGCTAACACCTGAATTAAAGAGCCGGATCGATGCCTGTATCAGCGCCACGGAACTGGAGGATATTTACCTGCCGTATAAACCCAAGCGGAAAACAAAAGCCTCGGTAGCTATTGAAAAAGGATTGGAGCCGCTGGCAGATCTGCTATGGGCACAGGGGAATACACGTGTTGAGGAAGCGGCCGCGAAATTCCTGAATGAGCAGGTTGCGGATATTGCGGAGGCATTGCAGGGTGCCCGGGATATTGTGGCGGAACGAGTGGCAGAAAGTGAACAGGCCCGTACCCTCGTGCGATCGATGTTTGAAGAAACATCCGTGGTTGCGTCCCGTGTGCTGACCACAAAAAAAGAAGAGGCCGATGCACAGAAATACCGCGATTATTTTGATTTTAAAGAACCCCTTTCAAAATGTCCTTCCCACCGGATCCTGGCCATCCGCCGTGGCGAAAAGGAAGGATTCCTGATTATGGATATCTCCATCGAGAAGGATTCAGCCATCGGGTCGTTAAAAAGCGAATTTGTTACCTCTTCGGGCGCGGCGGGCGGCCAGGTCGCATTGGCTGTTGAAGACGCTTATGCGCGGTTGCTGAAGCCGGCTATCGAAACCGAATTCCGGATGAGCAGCAAAACTTCCGCAGATGAAGAAGCCATCAAAGTGTTTGCAGAAAACCTGCGGCAGCTGTTACTGGCCTCTCCGCTGGGACAAAAACGGGTGCTGGCCATTGATCCGGGTTTTAGAACCGGCTGCAAAGTGGTATGCCTGGATGAAAGCGGCACTTTTCTTAAATATGAAACCATATTTCCGCATGCACCGCAAAATGACTGGCGCGGTGCAACGGAGGCATTAAAACGGTTGGCAAGCAAATACGATATTGAGGCCATTGGTTATGGAAACGGAACGGCCAGTAAGGAAACGGAAAAACTGGTTAGGAGCATCGACTTCGGAAAACCCGTCTCCATTTTTATGGTGAATGAAAGTGGTGCTTCCATTTATTCTGCCAGCGAAGTGGCTCGGGAAGAATTTCCGGATGAAGATGTAACCGTACGCGGAGCCATCAGCATCGGACGCCGGTTGCTGGACCCGCTGAGTGAGCTGGTGAAAATTGATGCCAAAAGCATTGGGGTAGGTCAGTACCAGCACGATGTAAACCAGAACCGGTTAAAGGACAGCCTGGACCAGGTGGTGCAAAGCTGTGTGAACTATGTGGGCGTAGACGTAAATACCGCCAGTAAACACCTGCTGATGTATGTATCGGGCTTAACATCAACCACAGCAAAGAATATTGTAGAATACCGGGTAAAGAATGGAGCGTTCAAAAGCCGGGAAGAATTGCTGAAAGTATCGATGCTGGGCCCAAAGGCATTTGAACAATGTGCCGGATTTTTACGCATCCCTAATGCATCCAACCCGCTGGACAATTCGGCGGTGCACCCCGAAAGCTACCCGGTGGTAGAAGCTATGGCGGATAATTTAAACTGTACGGTGGGCGAATTGATCACAAAGCCCGAACTGCGAAAGGGAATCAGGGCCAGGGATTTTGTTACGGAAACAGTTGGACAATACACTATTGAAGATATCTTAAAGGAACTGGAAAAGCCGGGCCGTGATCCGCGGGAGGCGATTGAAGAATTCAGTTTTGCAGAGGGGCTTTCTGCAATCGAAGACCTGAAGCCGGGCATGAAGGTTCCAGGCATTGTAACCAATATCACCAATTTCGGAGCCTTTGTGGATGTAGGTGTAAAGCAGGACGGATTGGTGCATGTATCGCACCTGGCAAATAAATTTGTGAGCGATCCTAATGAGGTGGTAAAGCTGAATCAGAAAGTGATGGTATCCGTGTTGGAAGTAGATCCTGCGCGGAAGCGGATCTCGCTGAGTATGAAAGATGCGGCCGGTGAAGGCAAAACAAAACCGGCGGGCAATCAGCAGAAACAGCCTGCAAAAACAGCAGCTGCGGGCCGTAATAACTTCCAGTCGAGCCTGGATGCCCTACGGAAAAAGTTTGCTGATTGA
- a CDS encoding sterol desaturase family protein, protein MHLNFIALAVPLFLLFMALEYRYALKKNRSVFHWRESIANLNVGIAERLCDLLTSGSFFFVFVWIHRHYALMDIQPTVLTWILLFLVTDLVWYWYHRFGHVVNLFWSAHVVHHQSEDFNYTVSARITVFQSVLRGLFWSVLPLIGFPPHMITLLLLIHGAYPFFTHTQLVGKLGWLEYVLVTPSHHRVHHSSNPEYLDKNYGDVLIIWDKLFGTFKAEDQTPVYGLTQPLNSHSFLWQHFHFLMELCIAVKREPGLLNKIKLLFGKPDRVDASIRPVLERKFQRKKKPVSTPVSLLKAISLQTAFTLAILFFTILFSYHMQSLQLFIAAIFILLSVIATGAMLEQKQWVFPLEYIRLLLLCLFLCVTVPNKYVWLCSTGLLLVLLLYYQSLKSRYYALYPAS, encoded by the coding sequence ATGCACCTTAATTTTATTGCACTTGCTGTGCCCCTGTTCCTGTTGTTTATGGCGCTGGAATACCGTTACGCGTTAAAAAAGAATAGGTCCGTTTTTCACTGGAGGGAGTCCATTGCCAATTTGAATGTAGGCATTGCCGAACGGCTTTGCGACCTGCTTACTTCCGGTTCCTTCTTTTTCGTATTTGTGTGGATCCACCGGCATTATGCCCTGATGGATATACAGCCCACCGTGCTTACCTGGATCCTTCTTTTTTTGGTAACGGACCTGGTATGGTACTGGTATCACCGGTTCGGACATGTGGTAAACCTGTTCTGGAGCGCCCATGTAGTACATCATCAAAGCGAAGATTTTAATTACACCGTATCGGCCCGGATTACGGTATTTCAATCGGTGCTGCGCGGGCTTTTCTGGAGTGTGTTACCGCTGATCGGGTTTCCTCCTCATATGATCACCCTGCTCCTGCTGATCCATGGCGCCTATCCGTTTTTTACGCATACCCAACTGGTCGGAAAGCTGGGCTGGCTGGAGTATGTTTTGGTGACCCCCTCCCATCACCGGGTACATCACAGCAGCAATCCGGAGTACCTCGACAAAAATTACGGCGATGTACTGATCATATGGGATAAACTGTTTGGCACCTTTAAAGCAGAGGATCAAACTCCGGTTTACGGACTTACCCAACCCCTCAACAGTCACAGCTTCCTGTGGCAGCATTTTCATTTTTTAATGGAACTCTGTATAGCAGTAAAAAGAGAACCCGGCCTGTTGAATAAAATAAAACTGCTGTTCGGAAAACCGGATAGGGTCGACGCATCGATCCGCCCGGTACTGGAACGAAAATTCCAGCGCAAAAAAAAGCCCGTATCCACCCCCGTTTCACTACTGAAAGCCATTTCGCTTCAAACAGCGTTTACCCTTGCTATCCTGTTCTTTACTATTTTATTTTCATACCACATGCAGTCACTGCAATTATTCATAGCAGCAATCTTTATCCTTCTCAGTGTCATTGCTACGGGTGCCATGCTGGAGCAAAAACAATGGGTTTTTCCTTTGGAATATATTCGCTTGCTGCTGTTATGCCTGTTCCTGTGTGTTACGGTTCCAAACAAGTATGTATGGCTATGCAGTACCGGCCTGCTGCTGGTGCTCCTGCTCTATTACCAAAGTTTAAAAAGCCGTTATTATGCACTCTACCCGGCATCCTGA
- a CDS encoding ecotin — MKKFQLAGFLFFAMALISCSTTKKTVNTIEKNEDAQKQLEHFPKEKKGYKRYVILLPAKGASEADFKLELIPGKVMPTDCNTRSLNGKIVEKDVQGWGYTYYEFSSNGTVVSTMMACPDGKKTEKFVGAKPEQIRYNSKLPVVVFVPDGYALKYRIWNAGDTSDANVK, encoded by the coding sequence ATGAAAAAATTTCAATTAGCAGGCTTTTTATTCTTCGCAATGGCGCTGATCTCCTGCAGTACTACCAAAAAAACAGTAAACACTATAGAAAAAAATGAAGATGCCCAAAAACAACTGGAGCATTTTCCAAAAGAAAAAAAAGGATATAAGCGGTACGTGATCCTTTTACCAGCTAAAGGTGCATCCGAAGCGGATTTTAAGCTGGAACTGATACCGGGTAAAGTAATGCCTACCGACTGTAATACCCGCTCTCTGAATGGCAAAATCGTTGAAAAAGACGTTCAGGGCTGGGGCTATACCTACTACGAGTTCTCTTCTAACGGAACCGTGGTATCTACGATGATGGCATGCCCGGATGGTAAAAAAACAGAAAAGTTTGTTGGAGCCAAACCCGAGCAAATCCGCTACAACAGCAAACTTCCGGTAGTTGTATTTGTTCCGGACGGATATGCATTAAAATACCGGATCTGGAACGCAGGTGATACCTCGGATGCCAATGTAAAATAA
- a CDS encoding dihydrofolate reductase family protein encodes MSRIVLFMHTSLDGFAAGTNGEMGWIHVDQEIFDFGAERISKTNTALYGRVTFQMMESYWPTAAEQPGATKHDKEHAAWYKSAHKVVLSTTLDPSALTHTTVIGKDFAAAVRKLKAETTGEILLFGSPRTAHALLAENLIDECWLFVNPVLLGEGIPVFKGIKEKQSLKLLKTHVFSSGVVCLNHELLHENK; translated from the coding sequence ATGTCAAGGATCGTATTATTTATGCATACATCGCTCGATGGCTTTGCCGCCGGTACAAATGGTGAAATGGGATGGATTCATGTAGACCAGGAAATTTTTGATTTCGGGGCTGAGCGGATCTCCAAAACCAATACAGCGCTATATGGAAGAGTTACTTTTCAGATGATGGAAAGTTATTGGCCAACGGCAGCGGAGCAGCCGGGAGCCACCAAACATGATAAGGAGCATGCTGCCTGGTACAAGAGTGCACATAAAGTGGTATTATCAACGACCCTGGATCCTTCAGCACTTACCCATACAACGGTGATCGGAAAAGACTTTGCCGCCGCGGTTCGCAAACTGAAAGCGGAAACAACCGGCGAGATTTTGTTATTCGGAAGTCCCCGCACAGCGCATGCGCTTCTGGCAGAAAACCTCATTGATGAATGTTGGCTTTTTGTGAATCCGGTCTTGCTGGGTGAAGGCATCCCGGTGTTTAAGGGCATTAAGGAAAAACAATCCTTGAAGCTGCTGAAAACGCATGTATTCAGTTCCGGTGTGGTTTGTCTTAACCACGAACTGCTCCATGAAAATAAATGA
- a CDS encoding lactonase family protein, with the protein MKPFFFAFLMLSLAATMNAAFGQYLVVGTYTHQNSSSKGIYIYDFDPKTGDLKIAGETTTANPSYQVIAASRHFVYSVNETRDGGISAFSIDPNTGTLTLLNSVKSMGDDPCYLEIDRSGKWLFVSNYSSGSFAIYHIQKDGSLGSLSQVIQHEGSGPDSSRQQAPHVHSTTIAPDNRFVFVCDLGTDKIVTYPFNATTGKVDTAKAFFTRTAPGAGPRHMVISNNKKFVYNVDEMFGTVNVYTLRKGRLQPLQTENALNAEKGKAAGADIHLSPNGQFLYVSQRSNSTIEVYKTDRKTGKIRFVGCQSTNGNFPRNFTIHPSGRWLIAANQKSDNITVFKIDPETGMPEPTGKEIKTGIPVSLKWVLK; encoded by the coding sequence ATGAAACCCTTCTTTTTCGCATTCCTTATGCTATCACTGGCGGCTACCATGAACGCTGCGTTCGGTCAGTATCTTGTAGTAGGTACCTATACCCATCAAAACAGCAGCAGTAAAGGCATTTATATTTATGACTTTGATCCAAAAACGGGAGACCTGAAAATTGCCGGTGAAACAACAACGGCAAACCCTTCTTACCAGGTAATAGCGGCCAGCCGGCATTTTGTTTATTCGGTGAATGAAACCCGTGATGGCGGGATTAGTGCTTTTTCCATTGATCCCAATACCGGTACACTGACCTTGCTGAATTCCGTAAAAAGCATGGGCGACGATCCCTGTTACCTGGAAATTGACCGGAGCGGTAAATGGCTGTTTGTTTCCAACTATTCCAGCGGCAGCTTCGCCATCTACCATATTCAAAAAGACGGATCACTGGGTAGCCTGTCGCAGGTTATCCAACACGAGGGCAGCGGGCCCGACAGCTCTCGGCAACAGGCGCCCCATGTACATAGCACCACCATTGCACCCGATAACCGGTTTGTGTTCGTGTGCGACCTGGGCACCGATAAAATTGTAACGTATCCTTTCAACGCAACAACCGGTAAAGTAGATACCGCAAAGGCATTTTTTACGCGCACAGCACCTGGAGCCGGCCCCCGGCATATGGTCATATCAAACAATAAAAAGTTTGTTTACAATGTAGATGAAATGTTTGGTACTGTAAACGTTTATACCCTCCGAAAAGGAAGACTGCAACCATTGCAAACGGAAAATGCATTGAACGCTGAAAAAGGGAAAGCCGCGGGCGCAGACATCCATCTTTCCCCCAACGGCCAATTCCTTTATGTATCCCAACGCAGTAACAGCACGATTGAAGTGTATAAAACAGACCGCAAAACCGGAAAGATCCGTTTTGTGGGCTGCCAGTCTACCAACGGCAACTTCCCCCGGAATTTCACCATTCATCCTTCCGGGCGCTGGCTGATTGCCGCCAACCAGAAAAGCGACAATATCACTGTTTTTAAAATCGATCCGGAAACCGGTATGCCGGAACCTACCGGTAAAGAAATAAAAACCGGCATTCCTGTATCCTTAAAATGGGTATTAAAATAG
- a CDS encoding IMPACT family protein encodes MEQGNYYQTIETSGQAEFKDRGSRFIAIAYPLKNTEEFKSILAAVKKEHPKANHHCFAYRLGTDGNTFRVSDAGEPSGTAGRPILGQIDSRQVTDALIIVVRYFGGTLLGVPGLINAYKSAAAMALQVTHLVRKPVLKTFHLQFDYTQLNEVMNVVKQFDCTIIKQELQLFCVMDIGIPKHRLTETVMRLEDIKNLALKEVIAAV; translated from the coding sequence ATGGAGCAGGGGAACTACTATCAAACCATTGAAACCAGCGGGCAGGCAGAATTTAAGGACCGGGGAAGCCGTTTTATTGCCATAGCCTATCCGCTTAAAAATACCGAAGAGTTTAAAAGCATACTGGCTGCCGTAAAGAAAGAACATCCCAAGGCCAACCATCATTGTTTTGCCTATCGCCTGGGAACGGATGGCAATACCTTCCGCGTAAGCGACGCCGGGGAACCATCCGGAACAGCGGGCAGACCTATATTGGGGCAGATCGATAGCCGGCAGGTAACGGATGCACTGATCATTGTGGTGCGCTATTTTGGCGGAACGCTGTTGGGGGTTCCGGGGCTCATCAATGCCTATAAATCCGCCGCAGCGATGGCATTACAGGTAACGCATCTGGTACGCAAACCCGTGCTGAAAACATTTCACCTTCAGTTTGATTATACCCAGCTTAACGAAGTGATGAATGTGGTAAAACAGTTTGACTGCACCATTATTAAACAGGAACTTCAGTTGTTTTGTGTAATGGATATCGGTATCCCCAAGCATCGGTTAACCGAAACCGTTATGCGGCTGGAGGATATTAAAAATCTTGCATTAAAAGAGGTGATCGCAGCCGTCTGA
- the ribD gene encoding bifunctional diaminohydroxyphosphoribosylaminopyrimidine deaminase/5-amino-6-(5-phosphoribosylamino)uracil reductase RibD: MDTGIHNIYLRRCFQLAKLGAGNVAPNPMVGAVLVYENQIIGEGYHQRYGEAHAEVHCIENALEQHAGLIEKATLYVSLEPCAHYGKTPPCADLIIRHRIPRVVIGCRDSFEAVNGKGIEKLRNAGVEVIEQIATKEAITLNKRFFTFHGLKRPYIILKWAQTRDGIMGSGGTERLKITNPVTDRLVHRWRSEEAAIMVGASTAIKDDPLLDNRHWFGKTPVKIVVSGSGNLPGVLKLLHSGNTTWIFTHGQARQQGLAEWIPVAEADLVAGMLDILFERQIQSVFVEGGRQLLQSFVDAGVWDEARVITNTAMIAGGGLRAPLLRQQALLQTSTIDTDEITVYKNIHNQFIV; the protein is encoded by the coding sequence ATGGATACTGGAATACATAACATCTATCTCAGGCGTTGTTTTCAGCTGGCAAAGCTGGGCGCAGGAAACGTGGCGCCCAACCCGATGGTGGGTGCCGTATTGGTATACGAGAACCAGATCATCGGGGAAGGATATCATCAGCGGTATGGAGAGGCGCATGCAGAAGTACATTGTATTGAGAATGCGCTGGAGCAGCATGCCGGGCTTATTGAAAAAGCGACCCTTTATGTGTCACTGGAGCCCTGCGCACACTACGGTAAAACGCCTCCCTGTGCAGACCTGATCATCCGGCACCGGATTCCAAGGGTAGTGATAGGCTGCCGCGATAGTTTTGAGGCCGTTAACGGCAAGGGCATTGAAAAGTTGCGAAATGCCGGCGTGGAAGTGATCGAACAGATTGCCACAAAGGAAGCCATAACGCTCAATAAGCGCTTTTTTACCTTTCATGGATTAAAACGCCCATATATAATTTTGAAATGGGCGCAGACAAGGGATGGGATCATGGGTTCCGGCGGTACAGAACGGTTAAAGATCACCAACCCTGTAACCGACCGGCTGGTGCACCGCTGGCGTTCCGAAGAAGCCGCCATTATGGTAGGCGCTTCGACCGCCATCAAAGATGATCCCCTGCTGGATAACCGGCACTGGTTTGGAAAAACGCCGGTAAAGATCGTAGTATCCGGCTCCGGTAATTTACCAGGAGTGTTGAAGTTGTTGCATTCAGGAAATACCACCTGGATATTTACCCATGGGCAGGCCCGGCAGCAGGGGTTAGCTGAATGGATCCCTGTGGCAGAAGCGGACCTGGTGGCGGGCATGCTGGATATTTTATTTGAGCGGCAGATCCAGAGCGTTTTTGTAGAAGGCGGTCGTCAGCTGCTGCAATCCTTCGTGGATGCCGGCGTATGGGATGAAGCCAGAGTCATTACCAACACCGCTATGATCGCAGGCGGCGGATTGCGGGCGCCTTTGTTAAGGCAACAGGCGCTCCTGCAAACAAGCACGATCGATACCGATGAAATAACCGTTTATAAGAATATACATAATCAGTTTATAGTTTAA
- the prmC gene encoding peptide chain release factor N(5)-glutamine methyltransferase — protein MSLKNIEKSFVKDLEVLYPENEARQIWYLAVENLTGFDLRTNRSQRFNPDPCMLNMLEAIKKRLLKAEPIQYILNEAWFYDIPLFVNKQVLIPRPETEELVELIIREYQSLPPVRILDIGTGSGCIPVTLKRKLPEAIVTACDISSNALAVARKNAAKYQLDIRFIEIDFLEETNWTQLPRVEVLVSNPPYIPVADKTSMHKNVLDHEPELALFVPDEEPLLFYRKIADAAQSILVPEGQIYLEVHERLAEETRQLFEARGFFAWIKTDMQGKQRFVVARFAGDTDRL, from the coding sequence ATGTCTTTAAAAAACATAGAAAAGAGCTTTGTAAAGGACCTGGAGGTGCTTTATCCGGAGAACGAGGCGCGACAAATCTGGTATTTGGCCGTTGAAAATCTTACCGGGTTTGATTTACGAACAAACAGAAGCCAGCGCTTTAACCCAGACCCCTGTATGCTGAATATGTTGGAGGCGATCAAAAAACGGCTGCTGAAAGCTGAGCCCATCCAATATATTCTAAACGAAGCCTGGTTTTATGATATTCCCCTTTTTGTAAATAAGCAGGTACTGATTCCGCGGCCGGAAACAGAAGAACTGGTTGAACTGATTATTCGCGAGTACCAGTCCTTACCCCCGGTACGCATACTGGATATCGGCACCGGAAGTGGTTGTATTCCCGTTACTTTAAAAAGAAAGCTTCCGGAAGCAATAGTTACCGCCTGTGATATCAGCTCCAATGCCCTGGCAGTGGCCCGTAAAAACGCGGCGAAATATCAGCTGGACATCCGCTTTATAGAGATCGACTTTTTAGAGGAAACCAACTGGACACAGCTTCCCCGGGTTGAGGTACTGGTAAGCAACCCTCCTTATATTCCTGTTGCCGATAAAACATCCATGCACAAAAATGTATTGGACCACGAACCAGAGCTGGCGCTATTTGTGCCCGATGAGGAGCCCCTGTTATTCTACCGGAAAATAGCAGACGCGGCTCAGTCTATCCTTGTACCGGAAGGTCAGATCTACCTGGAAGTGCATGAACGGCTGGCTGAAGAAACCCGGCAACTTTTTGAGGCAAGAGGCTTCTTTGCATGGATTAAAACAGATATGCAGGGAAAACAGCGGTTTGTGGTGGCCCGCTTTGCAGGTGACACTGATCGTCTATAA
- a CDS encoding SPFH domain-containing protein, whose product MEFLANFWWVIILLLVVLSGLFTINQGYIGVITMFGKYRRIVRPGLNIKIPFIERVYRRVSVQNRSVELEFQAVTQDQANVYFKSMLLYAVQNELEETVKKVAFKFIDERNLMQALVRTIEGNIRAFVATKKQAEVLGLRREIVQYVKVEIDHTLEEWGYHLLDLQINDITFDKMILDSMSKVVASNNLKAAAENEGQALLITKTKSAEAEGNAIKISAEAEREAARLRGQGIALFREEVAKGVSSAAVELRQANLDTNFILFSMWTEAIKNFAEYGKGNVIFLDGSTEGMEHTMKQFQAMMMRPSGTDTLKKGN is encoded by the coding sequence TGTAGTGCTCAGCGGGTTGTTTACCATAAACCAGGGTTATATCGGCGTGATCACCATGTTTGGAAAATACCGCCGCATTGTAAGGCCGGGTTTAAATATAAAAATTCCTTTCATTGAAAGAGTCTACCGGCGGGTTTCTGTTCAGAACCGGTCTGTAGAACTCGAGTTTCAGGCGGTAACCCAGGATCAGGCCAACGTGTATTTTAAAAGCATGTTGCTATATGCCGTACAAAATGAACTGGAGGAAACCGTAAAAAAAGTAGCCTTCAAATTTATTGATGAACGGAACCTCATGCAGGCGCTGGTTCGTACCATTGAGGGGAATATCCGGGCTTTTGTTGCTACAAAAAAACAGGCGGAAGTGCTTGGGCTACGCCGTGAAATTGTACAATATGTAAAAGTAGAAATTGATCATACCCTTGAAGAATGGGGCTACCATCTGCTCGACCTGCAAATCAACGATATTACCTTCGACAAAATGATATTGGACTCCATGAGCAAGGTAGTGGCCAGTAATAACCTTAAGGCAGCAGCGGAAAATGAAGGTCAGGCCTTGTTGATCACGAAGACCAAATCAGCCGAGGCGGAGGGAAACGCAATCAAGATCAGTGCTGAAGCTGAGCGCGAAGCTGCGCGGCTGAGAGGGCAGGGGATTGCCCTGTTCCGCGAAGAAGTGGCAAAAGGCGTGTCGTCTGCAGCGGTAGAACTGCGCCAGGCCAACCTGGATACGAATTTCATCTTGTTCAGCATGTGGACCGAAGCCATCAAGAACTTTGCAGAATATGGGAAAGGAAATGTTATTTTCCTGGATGGAAGCACAGAGGGAATGGAACATACCATGAAACAATTCCAGGCCATGATGATGCGCCCCTCCGGTACAGATACGTTAAAGAAAGGCAACTAA